The sequence below is a genomic window from Lolium perenne isolate Kyuss_39 chromosome 7, Kyuss_2.0, whole genome shotgun sequence.
gtaggtaggtatggtggacacaaatgacataggtttgggctaaggtttggacgcacgagaagtattccctctcaatacaaatctttggctagcaaggctaattagcaagcataagagttgaaggaaacaaacaaatatacatgtgataaaaacaatcatgcatcttccttgtaagcacaaacaattttaacttcagaataataagctatgagctaacaagaaagaaatacaatgaaataactacatgtatttctcttttctacttaaacctcaaagtgttgttgctattgaccaatgctaagtttgccaaaaccaaatagatttattcaatgctcccaaagtgataccaatactaacaacaaggtaaatcatataatagagattgcaaactaaaataaaatgtgcaatatgtaaatgataagacttctcattaatattccataacgataactcacaccaagggatacatagataaccaactaaaggagagatacttccaaactgcaacccatcttatatgataacttccctactcatgatatgacactacttgacagtagaaagtaaaaggtagtgatgatgtgataccgcggcactcccccaagcttggaacaaaccaaggggatgccaataccgatgatgaatcactccttcggcgatggtggtgatgaattcctgacaagcttctcaataagctcctgaagctcatcaatcttgtatgtgagattgcgaatcatctccgaattgtgctcgatgcggttaagaagtctgtccgacggtgagtcccaactcttggagttatttccccactcttcaccctcaggcttcctccttcctgcagtgttagagcgatctatatcccaattgctaggcaatgctgccttgggagtcccttcaatttgattattgaaaattagattgtggaagggatggtgaatgcctgataaagatgttttcggagctaggtaatgacgtggaacccctcctccggtgcgaattcttgcgctcttgtttgcactgaaggggttgtccaccaccttgacgcttgcgatggtagcacgcggatgTGTAcgtgagtcttcctccacctcttcttcatcctcttccttgacgctcttgtcctcctctttccactcaagatcttgattatcttcatccggaagctccttgcccttgttcttggagaccatggtgcttctaaactgaaaacagatcctggcagaaacagctcgaaacaaaacacgtcgagaaaacgatatacggacctccaggggtccgggggattatatagcaaaaaatttcacgaaaaaaggaaagtaccagatcgaactagagtcggaaaggggcgacgaggcggccagaccataggtcggcgcgggcccaggtcaggccgcgccggcctatggtggcacgccctcgtgcgtcttttccactccgtttcgaactcgtaatttttcatattttccaaaaacagcaaaaatattgttcggaaagtaaattgcgaacttttcattaccagtattgttacctattcaaagtcgagttctggcggactgtcaacttgtcctttgatgaaagcctccggcgtttccactcgaataatatcaacatcaacattataggaatcacctgagatataatgcttgagtctttgtccatttaccacttgcgtagcattgccttggagagagctaattttaattgctcctgaacgatacacctcctcaacaacatatggtccttcccatttcgagagtaatttccctgcaaagaatctgagacgagaccgatacagtaggactttatccccaatattaaattctcttttgataatccttctatcatgccattttttaactttctctttaaagagtttagcattttcgtaagcttcacttctccattcatctagagaacttaattgcaacaacctcttatcaccggcaagtttaggatctttatttaattctctaactgcccaataagctttgtgctctagttctaaaggtaaatgacaagctttcccataaaccattttataaggtgacattcccatgggatttttataagcagttctataagcccatagtgcatccttcaatttactagcccaattctttctagttttattaacagtcttttgcaagatagatttaatctctctatttgataattctacttgcccactagtttgaggatgataagcggaagcaattctatgattaataccatacctagcaagagtttttctaaaaccaccatgaataaaatgagaaccttcatcagttataatatatctaggaactccaaatctaggaaaaataatatctaaaagcattcttaaagaggtctcaccatcagcactttttgtaggtatggcttccacccatttagtaacataatcaacagcaacaagtatatgagtgttaccttctgaagacggaaaaggtcccatgaagtcaaatccccaacaatcaaatggttcaataacaagagtataattcataggcatttcattacgtctggaaatattaccaaccctttggcattcatcacaagataaaataaactttctcgcatccttgaagagagttggccaataaaaacctgattgtagaaccttttgcgcggttctttctccggcgtgatgtcctccataagcactaccatgacatttactcaatatctcttgttgttcatattcgggaacacaccttcgcagaataccatccactccttctttatataagtgtgggtcatcccaaaaataatgcctcaagtcataaaagaatttcctcctttgctgagctgaaaaggttggaggcaagtacttggaaacaataaagttagcataatcagcataccaaggactgtctcgcgagctcacctttattacagccaattgttcatttggaaaactatcattaacaggaacaggatcataagcaatattttccaatctagacaaattatcagcgacaggattatcagcacctttcctatctacaatatgtaaatcaaattcttgcaaaagaagtacccatctaataagcctcggcttagcatctttctttgtcataaggtatctaattgcagcatgatcagtatgaatcgtaacttttgaatcaacaatataagatctaaatttatcacaagcaaagactacagctaataattctttttcagttgtagcataatttctttgagcagcatcaagagttttactagcataatgaataacattcagttttttatctactcgctgtccaagaacagcgcctacaacaaaatcactagcatcacacataatttcaaaaggcaaattccaatcaggaggttcaactacaggagcagttgttaaggctttctttagagtttcaaaagcttccttacaatcatcatcaaaaacaaaaggtacgtctttttgaagaagattagtaagacgctttgaaatcttggagaaatctttaataaatctcctataaaacccagcatgaccaagaacactacgaatacctttaacatccctcggatagggcatcttctcaattgcttcaacttttgctctatcaacttcaatacctctctcagaaattttatgtcccaatacaattccttcattaaccataaagtggcatttctcccaattaagaacaaggttagtttcttcacatctctgcaaaactttatcaaggtttcgcaagcaactatcaaaagaattcccatagacggaaaaatcatccatgaatacttccacaatactctcacaaaagccatgaaaaatagcagacatgcatctttgaaaagtagtaggagcattacataaaccaaaaggcatacgcctataagcataagttccatagggacaagtaaaagtggttttctcttgatctttagttttaacagcaatttgtgaaaacccagaataaccatcaagaaagcaaaaatgagtatttttagacaatctttctagcatttgatcaataaatggtaaagggtaatgatctttcttagtaactttattaacttttcgaaaatcaatgcacattctataccctacaactactctttgagggatgagctcatcattatcattaggcacaacagtcattcctcctttcttgggaacgcaatgcacaggactaacctatctactatcagcaataggatatataataccagcttcaagaagttttaatacctcattccttaccacctccttcatcttcggaattagacgacgctgatgttcaacaacaggctttgcatcatcttccatattaatagcatgttgaaaaatagaaggagaaatccccttcaaatcatcaagagtgtagccaatagctcctcggtgttttttcaatatttccaataacctttcttcctcaatctctgaaagcttagaactaataataacaggatatattttcttatcatcaacatgagcatatttaagattatcaggtaaaggctttaaatcaaaaacaggatcttcctttggtggtggtgttgtacccaaatcttccaccggtaaatcatgcttgagaataggttggcgaagaaaaatttcctcaagctcatctctttctttcctaaaaacttcactctcgctattctccaaatgttgctgcaaaggattattaggaacaagaacaatagatgcacactgctccattttaaaatcatcactaggcaaatcagctttataaggagttttggtaaatttagagaagttaaactcataagattcaccagcaaatttagtcaaaattttctctttcttgcaatctataatagctccacaagtatttagaaaaggtctaccaaaaataataggacaataaccactagcagcagaaccaagtaccaaaaagtcagcaggatatttaatcttaccgcataaaacttccacatctcgaacaataccaattggagaaatagtttctctattagccagctgaataaccacatcaatatcttcaagttcacaagaatcaatttcgtgcataatctccgtgtaaagctcataaggaatagcactaacacttgcaccaatatcacataaaccataatagcaatgatcaccaattctaacagatagcataggaacactaacttgtttgggtttattaggatgtgaaacaatattagaagcatcttcacgtaaaaataatatgaccatcctccacattttcagtcacaagatctttaactattgcaacagtaggttcaacttttatttgttcttcgtgttctacaggtttcttttcacttttatgaaccgcactatttataacagagtactccttcattttagcaggaaaggagttttttcaatataagcttcaggaataacatgatcaagctttcaactacaacgcatttattaatagatgaatcaattttatctttatacggttcatgatacttatcaaaattcttcttaggcaattcataatgagaggcaaaagctttataaagatttgcagcaacttgagaatcaagaccatatgtagcactcatattacgaaatttatcatgaTCCATAcacgcttcaatgcatttataatcataaattatacctgattctctatccttgtcgttctcccaaccttcagtattttcttggatccgatcaagaaggtcccttttaaactcttctttgttgcgtgtaaatgatccagaacaagaagtatccagcaaggtcttttcttgaaaagaaagtcttgcatagaaattatcaataataacattaccaggaagctcatgaatggggcatttgagcattaaagacttcaatctcccccaagcttgggcaatactctctccatcatgaggccaaaaattatatatgcgattccgatccttgtgaatttcacttggaggatagaacttagaataaaaccggggcacaatatcattccattcaagagaatccccattatccagtaatttataccaatgcgccgccttaccagacagcgatatagagaatagttttttcctcacttcatccatagcaatacctgcacacttgaataaaccgcataattcatgcaagaacaataaatgatctccagggtggacagttccatccccttcatagcggttatccataacatgttcaataattttcataggtattttatatggtatcacttcctcacctggcgcctcatccactaccgttgcagtagtagtagatttcccaaatagaaattgaagagaagatctctccataatgacttatagcagcaggcagaaataaaatcagcacaaacagtaaaggttttccttaccaattccacttacgaatagcgcttcactccccggcaacggcgccagaaaatagtcttgatgacccacaagtatagggggtgtatcgtagtattttcgataagtaagaatgtcgatcccaacgaggagccgaaggtgttgacaagcagtttcgatgaaggattccctgtaaatgctcacagacaagtattcagggggttttgatgtaacagttgaataaagtatgagtaagtaaagtgcgagagtaacaattgcagcgagtggcccaatcctttttagcgcaaaggacaagccgggttgtttacttataatgaccaaatgttctcgaggacacacgggattttagtctagtgctttcgctacatacggctaaataatcttcattgttatgataagtgttgtgtgggtgaacctatgctaatgtaccgcccttcctaggactaatacatacttgtgattataccccttgcaagcatccgcaactacaagaaagtaattaagaataaatctaaccacagccttaaactctgagatcctgctatccctcctgcatcgatataccaacgggggtttatgtttctgtcactccggcaaccccgcaattggcaaacgagtacaagatgcattcccctaggcccataaaggtgaagtgtcatgtagtcgacgttaacatgacaccactagaagaataacaccacaacttaaatatcataacattgaatattactcaaccatagttcactactaacatttagacttcacccatgtcctcaagaactaaacgaactactcacgagacatcatatggaacatgatcagaggtgatatgatgatgaataacaatctgaacataaaccttggttcaatggtttcactcaatagcatcaacaacaagtagaaatcgataccgggagagtttcccctatcaaacaatcaagatcaaacccaaattgctacggcggtgacggtgtccagcggtggagacggcgctgatgatggtggagatgatgatgatggtgatggagatgatgtccagctcgatgacggtgacgatggcgtcgatttccccccccccccccgggagggaatttccccggcggattcctaccCGCCGGAGAGcttttttctctctggtgttctccgccccgcagaggcggctgtgtctcttcgcgaggtaccctctggagcttaggttttcgggacgaagggtttcgccaagaaaaggaggcgaaaggggctgtggggcccccacaccacatggtggcgcggccaggccatgggccgcgccggcctgtggtctggccccaccttgggccttctcagctcctccttctggcttccttcgtcatcttgaaaaataggatttttggtataatttccttccacagttgatcttccgaaatattgcgttctgacgatgctttttccagcagaatcctggctccggtgcttgatcctccaataatgatgaaacatgcaaaatagatgaaataacataagtattgtgtcccaatatgaaatatatcaatgaataacagcaaattatgatataaaatagtgatgcaaattggacgtatcagcgaacagtgcagggcgcgggacacatggcttgaagcgcggcaacacggcccggcataatgctgggcaggccggcacggtctttgcatcaaggactcgttcactggacagcgagggactgccgtggttctgcgccggagatgcagatcggcgttgttgtgtcgtcaagcacccgttgacggaacgccgaccggggaaagggggcccttctgcaaagtatacggcggtgtatactgcaactatggtttctgaccatagtatttgtgttgaccaacaatatatgaggcacttattccattttgtcattccatttgctttgagattttcaaaatgccgatgattaaaatgttttggtcaccgtacactcgggggtggcgtaagtgagcctggtaagatagcacaaatatcaatctcttgtgcatcctacctggcctcacttacaccatccctgaatgttaatatttgtgttgaccaacaatgtatgaggcacttattccattttgtcattccatttgctttgagattttcaaaatgccgatgattaaaatgtttggtcaccgtacacttgggggtggcgtaagtgagcctggtaagatagcacaaatatcaatctcttgtgcatcggacttggtctcacttacgccatccctgaatgttaatatttgtgttgaccaacaatgtatgaggcacttattccattttgtcattccatttgctttgagattttcaaaatgccgatgattaaaatgtttggtcaccgtacactcgtgggcggcgtaagtgagcctggtaagatagcacaaatatcaatctcttgtgcattggacttggtctcacttacaccgtccctgaatgttaatatttgtgttgaccaacaatgtatgaggcatttatttcatttctcttgtgcatcggacttgttggtctcactttcttccattttcatcatagtaggaactggatgaaggatcccgatgcaagcgagcctggtgggtagagatgagggagcaaaggaggaaccggatgaacactactttgtaggatgaagactactttgtatctcgaaattgtgaattttgtatgaattaagagttgtatgcaaaacatttgacacttgccactatatatgtatctcgatcgggatctaagtaatgtgatgatgatgtctatgttatatctgtgcaatgtacatgatatttatattatatctgaatgttgctgtatataacatgtatatctgtatattgctgtctataaactgcatgtgtacaacaggcagcacaaaatcgtgtataatacaagcaaattcggtggcgcactgcaaaccaattctgtggcgcactcttttctgtggcgcacctaagagcacgtgcgccacagacacgttaattctgtggcgcatgtgacggtgcgccacagaaagcttatttttgtggcgaagtttctgtggcgcacctcccatgcgccatagaatccatttttggtgcgccactgatgaggcttttcctactagtgttagtatgatggtgctgtgaagaatctcgaacctgttactatgttggctgctgtatgcagcttattatctagggagagatccctattatctaccctattatctatccctattctactatatgactgtgtgaatttatcgtacattaccctggagattttctTCTAGATTTaagtacatacatatggaccagagagagtgctagatttgctgccatattgggcaaacaacgagggccaaaaggcacaaataattgaagaaagacagaaatgcaagcttctctagatttgatactaactaGGTGAAAAAAgatagagagaaagaggaggaaaaggtactcttaaaaatgccaatttgggccgagagagacagaacccaactcctactcacgtgcaaccaaacgctgtatcgtcctgtcccacgcggtccctttgtaCCAGCCCCACATGATGCGGCCCCACATGTcatcacggaacggtcaactaaacgggaatcctgccgtctgagctccttctgcgggtttcaaacaagggcttggggaaaactgaggaaaacaaagaagctggggaaaactgagtacaactaaggacccgagggctggAGAATAGAAAACCCAATTGTCTATGTTTCCAACTAGCATTGCTCTAGCTAAGCATATAATTTGTTTTGAAAGAGAGGCAAAATATTTACTGCTATTCATTAATTGAGGAGAAGATTCATGACATAACAGTAACCAGAACAAAGAACAATCTAAGGGATTAATCTCCCAATAATACAACAATTAAATGTTTCGCGTCGGCTTTAACCCAAAGATTAGTCTCACTCTTGATAATCTCAAGAAGAATCGGGGCGGAATTCCTGTTGAAAACCCTGGCATTGTGCTCCTTTCAAATTGTCTAACTAAAAAGCATGGTGATGGAGGACATTGCCTTACGATTTGGGGTGTCCAAGAAGGACATCCGATACCACCAAAATTTGAAGGAGAGATTTGTCGCCCACTCATTGGTCCTAAACTCCTTATAGAGGGAACCCAAGCAAATCTTTAATCATCCCCGATGTCTCTTTGTATAGCGGCCATGCGAGAAGAGGTGTGCCTCCTTCTCTTAAGTTTACTTGCATAGCAGACAAAGTCCACAGTTTTTTCATCCTCTTTTGTCAAGCCGATCCAATGTCCATAACCTATTTGGGATTACCAACCGTGCCAAGAATTTAATCTTAGGCCCCAAGTTTCCACACCGTCTTGTTCATGGTTATCGTAGTGGCCCCAAATTAAGAATCAGGCATATAAGCCAAAGTTGTGGAGTACTCTCCACTAGCAATAGTCAAGGCTATATCCACCTTGATCTTTGAAATCCAAGCATTAATGTGCAAAGCTGGATTCACACTCTATTTCTTCCTCGTGGAGGCGAGAGGGGCAATATATTTGGGTTTCTTTCTATTGAGCAAACAAATTAACATTTTCTAGTAAGAATGGACTTGAGACGCTCGAGCTTGAGGTCCTCCCGGAACTGCCGAATGAAACGCTCGGCCCTCGCGTTCACCTCCGCCTTCTCTTCTATCTCCGCAAACGCTCGCCGTTCGACGATACTCGGCACCTTCCACTTCCTCAGCCTTTCCAACGTAGCGGCGCCCTTGGCGGCGGCCGGGTCTGGCGTTGCCATCTCCTCCTGTGTCTCTGGATCTTCCTTCCCGTTTCCTGTCGTCGACGTCGCTGCACATActtccgctgctgctgctgatgcAATAGACACGCTCGGTTTCGGTCGAGCCATGGTCGTCGTCCTGCTTTCGGCCACCGCTACGAGTGGCTCCGGCTCCTCCTCGCTCGCCGCCTGActcatctcctctctcctttcttcTTGAGACGCGCAGTAGTACCCTTGCAAGTGGTGGGGGTGCGACTCCGGCGGCGTGATGCTGTCGTACTCGTCCACAtagtagttgaaggagaagatggTCGACATGGATCGGAGGCGCTCCATGACCATGGACGACGCGCTGCGGGTGAGCCTCTTGCGCCTGGCCGACAGTGTTGCATCGCCGCCGGCACGCCCCCAGGACAACACGGCCACGACGCAGACGATGGCGTTGAAGAAGAGGAAGCACGCCATGCCAGAGCTGAGCCACGCAGACAGCGGCCAGCACCACCAAGACTCCGCCGCCATCGAGCGAATCTTGAGTACCTTCTCGGTCCTGAAGGCTTCAGAACAAGATGCTGGATTCTGCTGGTTGGTGTTGACGGCAAAGATAGGTGGTGAGGACTGAGGAGTCAAGTGGTGTATATATGTACACTAGCCGTCTAGGCCGTGTACAGCGACAGCTTCTTCGACCATGCTGCTGCTACCCATAAAGTATAACGAAAGAAGAAAAGGCTGAGTGGGAATACACGTATCCTGGATACAGGTGAAAGCTGCATCCCATCTATACGCGCACAAAAGCTTTGTGGTTGTTAAGCATGTGTTGTTCATGCAAGTGGAGAGATTATTAAGCGCTAATTCATCCGCTTGTTTCACCCAGCAACCTGCGAGAACATTCCCCCCAGGATAAACTATGGTTGAACTTAGCGTGTTCATTAGGCCTCCTCCGCACATGGGCATGCATATGCATGGTAAACATCGCCGCCTGGTCATTGTCTTAATTAATTTACTGCCTAAAGCTTGCATCGTTGCCCGTAGTCATATTTGTCAATAGGTATCGGTTTGACGTGCTTTCTCCGTCTACACGTGTTTCCTGGACTTTTTAGGGGTGTTCATCCCGCAGCTAGAAATAATCATCCCTCGAGGGCGTGGTACCCACAACCCACAAGATATCAAACCATACTTAATTTCTTTATTTTTGAAAATTTCGttaatctattaataatcatcaatagcAGTACAAACATACTAAAAGGTAATAAAAATTGCAAATAGGTCattggaccacctagcgacgactacagacactAACACTGACACGAGCTGAAGGCGCGCTGCGTCCTCGCTCCTCCAACACCAGAGCCGGACAAAGCTTAACGTAGTATAGCTCGTTGTAATAGACAAACGGGAAGTCGTCATGCTAAGACCTTAAAGGACCAAAGCACCAGAGCAGCAACCGCGCCAAAGATGATAACCGTAAATCGGAAGAGACTGACCTGAAATGACACCAAGGAACACGAAAACCGATCGGATCCCATGAGATAAGTAGGACACACGACTCCACGCGCCCTCCGCCAATGCAAgacgtgttggagatatgcccgagaggcaataataaaataattattgttatatcttagtgttcatgataaatgtttacacttcatgctataattgtattaaccggaaacattgatacatgtgtgttgtgtaaacaacccgagtccctagtaagcctcttatttaactagcttgttgattaatagataatcatgttttcctgatcatgaacataggatgttattaataacaaaatCATattattaggtgaatgatgtgatggacatacccaTAGTAatcatagcatgagatcaagtcattaagttcaacttgctataagctttcgatacatagtaacctagtcctttgaccatcagctcatgtaaatcacttataccagaagggtactttgattacatcaaacaccactgcgtaaatgggtggttataaagatgggattaagtattcgtaaagtatgagttgatgcatatggatcaagagtggcatttgtccatcccgatgacggatagatatactctgggccctctcggtggaatgatatctaattagcttgcaagcatgtgactggttcacaagggatgtcatatcatggtacgagtaaagagtacttatcggtaacgaggttgaactaggtatggagataccgacgatcaaactccggataagtaaaatatcgcgagacaaagggaattgttattttatgtaaatggttctttcgatcacgaagtcatcgttgaatatgtgggagctattatggatctccaggtcccgctattagttattgatcggagaggagtctcgaacaTGTCCacttagttctcgaaccgtagggtgacacacttaaggtttgatgtcattttaagtagatatggaatatggaatggagttcgaatgttgttaggagtctcggatggga
It includes:
- the LOC127300852 gene encoding uncharacterized protein, producing the protein MAAESWWCWPLSAWLSSGMACFLFFNAIVCVVAVLSWGRAGGDATLSARRKRLTRSASSMVMERLRSMSTIFSFNYYVDEYDSITPPESHPHHLQGYYCASQEERREEMSQAASEEEPEPLVAVAESRTTTMARPKPSVSIASAAAAEVCAATSTTGNGKEDPETQEEMATPDPAAAKGAATLERLRKWKVPSIVERRAFAEIEEKAEVNARAERFIRQFREDLKLERLKSILTRKC